The following proteins come from a genomic window of Kocuria palustris:
- a CDS encoding DUF2382 domain-containing protein, which translates to MANNISIEDLQRSTVIDQDGDKVGKVGQVYLDDATGQPNWVTVNTGLFGGNETFIPLDEATQDGDDLRVPYTKAFIKDAPNLDADSHVDESQEDELYRYYGLQAGGTERVRDGRDSRDGAVDGRDAAAAGTAGTAAGAAGAAHTGDRRDGDRRDNDLRDGDARYRDNAADGPLAGDRREGDLRDGDARHRDDVAAAGTARGDDANSVVRHEEEVNVGTERVQTGRARLRKHIVHDTETVTVPVEREEVEIVREPIADGEHGGRLSDEDVEVALSEERPVVEKDVVAKERVGLDKNVVRDQEQVQTDVAREEVDIERDADARGVDGRDVDGRTDLDGRNDRI; encoded by the coding sequence ATGGCGAACAACATCAGCATCGAGGACCTGCAGCGCAGCACCGTCATCGATCAGGACGGGGACAAGGTCGGCAAGGTCGGTCAGGTCTACCTGGACGACGCCACCGGTCAGCCCAACTGGGTCACGGTCAACACCGGCCTGTTCGGCGGCAACGAGACCTTCATTCCGCTCGATGAGGCCACCCAGGACGGCGACGACCTGCGCGTGCCCTACACCAAGGCCTTCATCAAGGACGCCCCGAACCTGGACGCGGACTCCCACGTGGATGAGTCCCAGGAGGACGAGCTCTACCGCTACTACGGCCTCCAGGCCGGCGGCACCGAGCGGGTGCGCGATGGCCGCGACTCCCGCGATGGTGCGGTCGACGGCCGCGACGCCGCTGCCGCGGGCACCGCTGGCACGGCCGCAGGTGCGGCCGGCGCGGCGCACACCGGCGACCGCCGCGACGGCGACCGCCGCGACAACGACCTGCGCGACGGCGACGCCCGGTACCGCGACAACGCGGCCGACGGCCCCCTCGCCGGCGATCGCCGTGAGGGCGACCTGCGCGACGGCGATGCCCGTCACCGCGACGATGTCGCTGCTGCAGGCACCGCCCGCGGCGATGACGCCAACTCCGTGGTCCGCCACGAGGAGGAGGTCAACGTCGGCACCGAGCGCGTGCAGACCGGCCGTGCTCGCCTGCGCAAGCACATCGTGCACGACACCGAGACCGTCACGGTCCCGGTCGAGCGCGAGGAGGTCGAGATCGTCCGCGAGCCGATCGCCGATGGCGAGCACGGCGGCCGCCTGTCCGACGAGGACGTCGAGGTGGCCCTCTCCGAGGAGCGCCCGGTCGTCGAGAAGGACGTCGTGGCCAAGGAGCGCGTGGGCCTGGACAAGAACGTCGTCCGCGATCAGGAGCAGGTCCAGACCGATGTCGCCCGCGAGGAGGTCGACATCGAGCGCGACGCCGACGCTCGCGGAGTCGACGGTCGTGACGTCGACGGCCGGACTGATCTGGATGGTCGCAACGACCGCATCTGA
- a CDS encoding NYN domain-containing protein, translating into MTNPPEAPVDQRRSALYIDFDNFFGGLLRSDPQAAVRIAERPQVWIEGLTHPDGAPSRRWLQLRCYLNPGGSVPHPTEPGQRIRFDAFRPYFTQAGIEVVDCPALTKQAKNGADIRIVVDVMAALNQGALFEEFVLASSDSDFTPLLQVLRAADLRTCVIATGSTAIAYEALADEYLDEQDIFDLLAATEGAEQAEEEADAESPADDDSEDWDDDDPAVLDEDEDLEDDYDDEDDDEPRLLPERGARDSGEDRSQDADWEDFRSFVTRAYRRSTAPLTYTHLSRLALEELGDGLKASKWFGAGSFKKALERVGLPHARFDDRCVWDDTRHKAPAKTGSGSSGGRRDDQTVNSSVESKAQHQVRVPEPVGRFCTVAKAPRLSRKQWNAVFTVLEEYSRTAESFSLSEATTWCQQRAKQLGHHQISREDLLYAIRGCTDAGIDLAGDDQPSKDVMRSAVHASIVEQARRVGFNASAKDTRALADWIGLD; encoded by the coding sequence ATGACCAACCCCCCGGAGGCACCTGTGGACCAGCGCCGCTCTGCCCTGTACATCGACTTCGACAACTTCTTCGGCGGCCTCCTGCGCTCCGACCCGCAAGCCGCCGTGCGCATCGCCGAGCGCCCGCAGGTGTGGATCGAGGGGCTGACGCATCCGGACGGCGCCCCCTCGCGGCGCTGGCTGCAGCTGCGCTGCTACCTGAACCCGGGCGGCAGCGTCCCGCATCCCACCGAGCCCGGGCAGCGCATCCGCTTCGATGCCTTCCGCCCGTACTTCACCCAGGCCGGCATCGAGGTCGTGGACTGCCCCGCGCTGACCAAGCAGGCGAAGAACGGCGCGGACATCCGCATCGTCGTGGATGTCATGGCCGCGCTGAACCAGGGGGCCCTGTTCGAGGAGTTCGTCCTGGCGTCGTCGGACTCGGACTTCACGCCCCTGCTGCAGGTCCTGCGCGCCGCCGATCTGCGCACCTGCGTGATCGCCACCGGCTCGACCGCGATCGCCTATGAGGCCCTGGCGGACGAGTACCTCGACGAGCAGGACATCTTCGATCTGCTCGCTGCCACGGAGGGCGCCGAGCAGGCCGAGGAGGAGGCGGACGCGGAGTCCCCGGCGGACGATGACTCCGAGGACTGGGATGACGACGACCCCGCAGTGCTCGACGAGGACGAAGACCTCGAGGACGACTACGACGACGAGGACGACGACGAGCCCCGCCTGCTCCCGGAGCGCGGGGCGAGGGATTCCGGCGAGGATCGGTCGCAGGACGCGGACTGGGAGGACTTCCGGTCCTTCGTGACGCGGGCCTACCGCCGCTCGACCGCGCCGCTGACCTACACGCATCTGTCCCGGCTGGCGCTGGAGGAGCTCGGCGACGGCCTCAAGGCCAGCAAGTGGTTCGGAGCCGGGTCCTTCAAGAAGGCGCTGGAGCGGGTCGGGCTGCCGCACGCCCGCTTCGACGACCGCTGCGTCTGGGACGACACCCGTCACAAGGCCCCGGCCAAGACGGGCTCCGGCTCCTCGGGCGGGCGCCGCGATGACCAGACGGTGAACTCGTCCGTGGAGTCCAAGGCGCAGCACCAGGTGCGCGTCCCGGAGCCCGTGGGGCGCTTCTGCACGGTGGCCAAGGCGCCGCGGCTGTCGCGCAAGCAGTGGAACGCCGTGTTCACGGTGCTGGAGGAGTACTCGCGCACGGCGGAGAGCTTCAGCCTCTCGGAGGCCACCACGTGGTGCCAGCAGCGGGCCAAGCAGCTGGGGCATCACCAGATCTCCCGCGAGGACCTGCTCTACGCGATCCGCGGCTGCACCGATGCCGGCATCGACCTGGCCGGCGATGATCAGCCGAGCAAGGACGTGATGCGCAGCGCCGTGCACGCCTCGATCGTGGAGCAGGCCCGCCGCGTGGGCTTCAATGCCAGTGCCAAGGACACCCGGGCCCTGGCCGACTGGATCGGGCTGGACTGA
- a CDS encoding alpha-amylase family glycosyl hydrolase — protein sequence MSIPASEAPQPNPLWSSPDWWRQAVVYQVYPRSFQDADGDGLGDLRGVTRRADYLRDLGVDAVWLSPFYPSELADGGYDVADYRDVDSRLGTLEDFDELVAALHERQIKVVVDIVPNHSSDQHVWFQEALAAGPGSPERARYIFREGRGEHGELPPADWTSIFGGPAWTRVTEPDGTPGQWYLHLFASEQPDFDWSNPEVHQEFLTTLRFWSDRGVDGFRIDVAHGLAKDLPEQLPASAELPDEFESLGAHPFWDRDEVHEIYREWRQVFDEYDPPRTAVAEAWVHPDRLARYASSEGLGQAFSFDLLEVPFDASDFRRAIRKNLAEAARSGASSTWVLSNHDVVRHATRYGLDLGGLRQALGEFPRNSAGGENLKVASQQWLLLEDGMPLLDRELGERRARAAVMLLLALPGSAYLYQGEELGLQEVVEIADHQRQDPSFFRNPGVDQGRDGCRVPLPWDADQPHNGFGGPPHLPQPEWFARYAAAQEAQQPESFLSLYRQALSLRRQLQGDEVLEWGGLDADEVLHLVRPGGWESVTNFGSESVDLPQGEVLLTSAPLEDGRLSGRSTAWIRRG from the coding sequence GTGAGCATCCCCGCCTCCGAGGCACCGCAGCCGAACCCCCTCTGGAGCTCGCCGGACTGGTGGAGGCAGGCGGTCGTCTACCAGGTCTATCCGCGCAGCTTCCAGGACGCCGACGGCGACGGCCTGGGGGACCTGCGCGGCGTGACCCGTCGCGCGGACTACCTGCGGGACCTGGGAGTGGATGCCGTGTGGCTGAGCCCGTTCTATCCCTCGGAGCTGGCCGACGGCGGCTACGACGTCGCCGACTACCGCGACGTCGACTCCCGTCTGGGCACCCTCGAGGACTTCGACGAGCTCGTCGCGGCCCTGCACGAGCGGCAGATCAAGGTCGTGGTCGACATCGTGCCCAACCACAGCTCGGATCAGCACGTGTGGTTCCAGGAGGCGCTGGCCGCCGGGCCGGGCAGCCCCGAGCGCGCCCGCTACATCTTCCGGGAGGGCCGAGGCGAGCACGGCGAGCTGCCGCCGGCGGACTGGACCTCCATTTTCGGCGGCCCGGCCTGGACGCGCGTCACCGAGCCGGACGGCACCCCGGGGCAGTGGTACCTGCACCTGTTCGCCAGCGAGCAGCCGGACTTCGACTGGTCCAACCCGGAGGTCCACCAGGAGTTCCTGACCACGCTGCGCTTCTGGTCGGACCGCGGGGTGGACGGCTTCCGGATCGACGTCGCCCACGGGCTGGCCAAGGACCTGCCCGAGCAGCTGCCGGCCAGCGCCGAGCTGCCGGACGAGTTCGAGTCCCTGGGCGCACATCCCTTCTGGGATCGCGACGAGGTCCACGAGATCTACCGCGAGTGGCGCCAGGTCTTCGACGAGTACGACCCTCCCCGCACCGCCGTGGCCGAAGCCTGGGTCCATCCCGACCGCCTGGCCCGCTACGCCAGCTCGGAGGGGCTCGGCCAGGCCTTCAGCTTCGATCTGCTGGAGGTCCCGTTCGACGCCTCCGATTTCCGCCGCGCCATCCGGAAGAACCTCGCGGAGGCAGCTCGCTCGGGAGCCTCGAGCACCTGGGTGCTGTCCAACCACGACGTCGTCCGCCACGCCACCCGCTACGGGCTGGACCTCGGCGGGCTGCGTCAGGCCCTGGGGGAGTTCCCGCGCAACTCCGCCGGCGGCGAGAACCTCAAGGTCGCCTCCCAGCAGTGGCTGCTGCTCGAGGACGGCATGCCGCTGCTCGACCGGGAGCTCGGCGAGCGTCGGGCGCGTGCGGCCGTCATGCTCCTGCTCGCGCTGCCCGGCTCCGCCTACCTCTATCAGGGCGAGGAGCTCGGCCTGCAGGAGGTCGTGGAGATCGCGGACCACCAGCGCCAGGACCCGTCGTTCTTCCGCAATCCCGGGGTGGACCAGGGCCGCGACGGCTGCCGCGTCCCGCTGCCGTGGGATGCGGATCAGCCGCACAACGGCTTCGGCGGGCCGCCCCATCTTCCGCAGCCTGAGTGGTTCGCCCGCTATGCGGCCGCCCAGGAGGCGCAGCAGCCGGAGTCCTTCCTGTCGCTGTACCGGCAGGCGCTGAGCCTGCGCCGGCAGCTGCAGGGCGATGAGGTGCTCGAGTGGGGCGGCCTGGACGCGGACGAGGTCCTGCACCTCGTGCGCCCCGGCGGCTGGGAGTCCGTGACGAACTTCGGCTCCGAGTCGGTGGACCTGCCCCAGGGTGAGGTCCTGCTGACCAGCGCCCCGCTGGAGGACGGCCGCCTGAGCGGACGCTCCACCGCCTGGATCCGCCGCGGCTGA
- a CDS encoding LysM peptidoglycan-binding domain-containing protein — MALQFPEKKHLRLAPLGLVLAAGLTLSACGGGDDASSDSSSSDSSASESSSSASGGASEGASGGASDGASGGASAGASAGAEGDAAAGGAAGAEGGDAAAGGEGAAGGDAAAGAEGGDAAAGAEGDAAAGGAAGAEGGAGAEGGAASGAVDPYNGGVPESVGVDPGAAPSIQPGPYTVTQGDTLGYISTLSGITVDDIAAANGLSNVDQLEVGQTITIPEAG, encoded by the coding sequence ATGGCTCTCCAGTTCCCCGAGAAGAAGCATCTGCGTCTCGCGCCCCTGGGCCTCGTCCTGGCCGCCGGGCTCACGCTGTCCGCCTGCGGAGGTGGCGACGACGCCTCCTCCGACTCGTCCTCCTCCGACTCCAGCGCCTCGGAGTCCAGCTCGTCCGCCTCGGGCGGGGCGTCCGAGGGAGCGTCGGGCGGTGCCTCCGACGGCGCTTCGGGTGGTGCCTCCGCTGGCGCTTCCGCCGGTGCCGAGGGCGATGCCGCCGCCGGCGGGGCGGCAGGTGCTGAGGGCGGCGATGCCGCAGCCGGCGGTGAGGGTGCCGCTGGCGGCGATGCCGCAGCAGGTGCCGAGGGCGGCGACGCGGCTGCCGGTGCTGAGGGCGACGCCGCCGCCGGCGGTGCTGCTGGCGCCGAGGGCGGCGCAGGCGCTGAGGGCGGTGCCGCCTCGGGAGCGGTCGATCCGTACAACGGCGGCGTGCCGGAGTCCGTCGGCGTCGACCCGGGCGCGGCTCCGTCGATCCAGCCCGGCCCGTACACGGTCACCCAGGGCGACACCCTGGGCTACATCTCGACGCTGTCGGGCATCACGGTCGACGACATCGCGGCGGCCAACGGCCTCTCGAACGTCGACCAGCTCGAGGTCGGCCAGACGATCACCATCCCCGAGGCCGGCTGA